One stretch of Gemmatimonadota bacterium DNA includes these proteins:
- the folP gene encoding dihydropteroate synthase, giving the protein MKHPRPVYQLSCCGTPLQLGHRTLVMGVLNVTPDSFSDGGLYFQPRKAVERALALVEAGADMIDIGGESSRPAGPYGKGAPVVSLKEELNRTIPIIEAIAPQLNVPISIDTTKAEVARQAIDNGATIVNDISALRFDPGMVPLIAETGVAVVLMHMQGTPSTMQQNPAYDDVVSDILDFLSTQINSAEAMGISQSQIVIDPGLGFGKKYAHNIEILARLSEFHTLGYPLLMGASRKQFTAPQSRPQERLPGSISAITLGAVSGTHIVRVHDVAETVQALALSDSVSRISL; this is encoded by the coding sequence ATGAAACACCCGCGCCCTGTTTACCAGCTTTCATGCTGCGGCACGCCCCTTCAATTGGGTCATCGAACACTCGTGATGGGCGTTCTCAATGTCACGCCAGACTCGTTCTCAGACGGCGGCCTTTATTTTCAACCGCGCAAAGCGGTTGAGCGGGCATTGGCACTGGTTGAAGCCGGCGCCGACATGATCGATATAGGGGGTGAATCATCCCGCCCAGCCGGGCCTTATGGCAAAGGGGCACCTGTCGTCTCGCTAAAAGAAGAACTGAATCGCACCATTCCCATTATTGAGGCCATTGCCCCGCAACTCAACGTGCCCATCTCCATAGACACGACCAAAGCCGAGGTCGCTCGACAGGCCATAGACAACGGCGCAACCATTGTCAACGACATCAGTGCCCTGCGTTTTGACCCCGGTATGGTGCCCCTGATCGCAGAAACAGGAGTTGCTGTTGTCCTTATGCACATGCAGGGAACGCCCTCAACCATGCAGCAGAACCCCGCGTACGACGATGTTGTGTCCGATATTCTCGACTTTTTAAGCACACAAATCAACAGCGCAGAAGCGATGGGCATTTCCCAATCTCAGATTGTGATTGATCCCGGGCTGGGTTTCGGCAAAAAATACGCGCACAACATCGAGATACTCGCCCGACTGTCCGAATTTCACACGCTGGGATACCCCCTTCTCATGGGTGCATCTCGCAAGCAATTTACCGCGCCCCAAAGCCGCCCCCAGGAGCGCCTGCCGGGCAGCATTTCTGCAATCACATTGGGCGCAGTCTCAGGAACCCACATTGTAAGGGTTCACGATGTCGCAGAAACGGTCCAGGCATTGGCACTATCGGACAGTGTTTCCCGTATCAGTTTGTGA
- a CDS encoding efflux RND transporter periplasmic adaptor subunit encodes MSLYRLLIPCLLIATHLGCGDESSAQKEMPLERTTNVSIFVLKPDSLVQYSRLSATVKAWRDVTINALESGEVIGTYKDVGDYVNRGEALAQLNMELLQAALIEAEANLKFQAYNYERSKQLFSEGSISEQAYFATEYEFQKARSTAQTLKHRLSYGRIQAPFSGHIAKRYISQGQHIARDDATYRLVQTDSLRVVAWVSESEIIDFAEGSLVTLTLDALPNQTYEGTIAHVGPAADTDQRVFPIEIHLPNPTGHIRPGMIGTLKARRRIHRHVVVIPREAIIERETGPVAFVVKNNIALLRPLSLGPSEAERVVVQKGLAFGDQIIVKGGRDLIDGDRVAIKYAEPLP; translated from the coding sequence ATGAGCTTGTACAGGCTTTTGATCCCCTGTCTTTTGATCGCGACCCATCTGGGCTGTGGCGACGAATCTTCGGCACAAAAAGAAATGCCATTAGAACGCACCACCAATGTATCTATATTTGTGCTCAAACCCGATTCGCTCGTCCAGTACAGCAGGCTGTCTGCCACAGTAAAAGCCTGGCGCGATGTGACCATTAATGCGCTCGAATCAGGTGAGGTCATCGGCACGTACAAAGATGTAGGCGATTACGTCAACCGCGGAGAGGCTCTCGCGCAACTCAACATGGAACTTCTGCAAGCCGCATTGATCGAAGCCGAAGCCAATCTCAAATTTCAAGCCTACAATTACGAGCGCAGCAAACAACTCTTCTCTGAAGGATCGATTTCCGAACAGGCGTATTTTGCCACAGAATACGAATTCCAAAAAGCCAGATCAACGGCGCAGACCTTAAAGCATCGACTCTCTTATGGGCGGATACAAGCGCCTTTTTCGGGCCATATCGCAAAGCGATACATCTCACAGGGGCAACATATCGCGCGAGATGACGCAACATATCGCCTCGTACAAACGGATAGCCTGCGCGTTGTGGCCTGGGTATCCGAGAGCGAAATCATCGACTTTGCCGAAGGCAGTCTCGTCACCCTCACCCTCGACGCTCTACCGAACCAGACTTATGAGGGCACAATCGCCCATGTTGGCCCGGCAGCAGATACAGACCAGAGGGTTTTCCCCATTGAAATCCACCTGCCCAATCCAACAGGGCATATCCGCCCCGGCATGATCGGCACGCTGAAAGCCAGGCGCCGCATTCACCGGCACGTCGTTGTCATTCCCCGCGAAGCCATTATCGAACGCGAAACCGGACCCGTGGCCTTTGTCGTGAAAAACAACATAGCCCTTTTGCGTCCGCTCAGCCTGGGGCCATCAGAAGCCGAGCGCGTCGTCGTCCAAAAGGGGCTTGCCTTTGGCGACCAGATCATCGTCAAAGGCGGGCGAGACCTCATTGATGGTGACCGCGTGGCAATTAAATATGCGGAACCCCTCCCATGA
- a CDS encoding dicarboxylate/amino acid:cation symporter: MRSLHVQILIALILGAISGVLLGESVLHFAFLGTLFLKGLKMIMVPLIVASIVSGVVGIGQVGQFGRLSAQTFTYYLSTSLLSIITGLVLVNAISPGKGAQLHLQAPPEQLAHSIAQFGDGPKAALERLLLDMVPDNVFKALAEGQILSVIVFCFLLGFAIIRLPDSHQERLRGFFQSAFEAMMQITHFIIRLAPIGIFALVAKVVGTTGLSIFANLGLYAFTVFAGLVVHAAIILPLVLYFFGGISPLSLLRAMSPALLTAFSTSSSSATLPITIESLEQRAGVSNRTTSFVAPLGATINMDGTALFECVAALFIAQAYGVELGFIQQFLVVLTALLASIGAAGIPMTGLVMLSIVLSSVGLPLEGVGLIIAVDRILDMCRTTVNVWSDSCGTALIARYQGENALASKH, encoded by the coding sequence ATGCGTTCGCTCCATGTACAAATCCTCATCGCGTTGATCCTCGGCGCAATAAGTGGCGTGCTATTAGGTGAATCCGTTCTCCACTTTGCCTTTTTGGGAACCCTCTTCCTCAAGGGCCTTAAAATGATCATGGTTCCCCTGATCGTCGCTTCCATTGTTTCAGGGGTGGTCGGCATAGGCCAGGTCGGTCAGTTTGGACGCCTGAGTGCTCAGACTTTTACCTACTACCTGAGTACCAGCCTGTTGTCCATTATCACCGGCCTGGTATTGGTCAATGCCATAAGTCCAGGCAAAGGAGCACAGTTGCATTTGCAAGCGCCTCCTGAACAATTGGCCCATTCCATAGCTCAATTCGGCGATGGTCCCAAAGCCGCTCTTGAGCGGTTGTTGTTGGATATGGTGCCGGATAATGTATTCAAGGCCCTGGCGGAGGGACAGATTTTGTCCGTGATTGTCTTTTGCTTTCTTCTCGGATTTGCCATTATCCGCTTGCCCGATTCGCACCAAGAACGTCTGCGTGGGTTTTTCCAATCGGCTTTTGAAGCTATGATGCAAATAACTCATTTTATTATTCGTCTGGCACCCATCGGCATTTTTGCCCTGGTTGCCAAAGTTGTTGGCACCACCGGCCTGTCGATTTTTGCCAATTTGGGGCTGTACGCCTTCACTGTCTTTGCTGGTCTGGTCGTCCACGCGGCGATTATTCTGCCGCTTGTGCTCTATTTTTTCGGTGGCATATCGCCTCTATCCCTTCTTCGCGCCATGAGTCCGGCTCTTCTCACGGCTTTTTCTACCAGTTCTTCTTCGGCGACCTTGCCCATTACCATTGAATCGCTGGAACAACGCGCTGGCGTTTCCAACCGCACTACCAGTTTTGTCGCGCCGTTAGGAGCTACTATCAATATGGACGGTACAGCCCTATTCGAATGTGTTGCCGCCCTGTTTATTGCTCAAGCATATGGGGTTGAGCTGGGATTTATCCAGCAATTCCTGGTCGTTCTTACTGCTTTGTTGGCTTCTATCGGCGCGGCCGGTATTCCTATGACGGGGCTGGTTATGCTTTCTATTGTCCTATCCTCTGTGGGATTGCCTCTGGAGGGGGTTGGCCTGATCATAGCTGTGGATCGCATTCTGGATATGTGTCGCACCACTGTCAATGTCTGGAGCGATTCGTGTGGCACTGCCCTGATAGCCCGTTACCAGGGCGAAAACGCGCTCGCGTCAAAACACTGA
- the tilS gene encoding tRNA lysidine(34) synthetase TilS, whose product MPLDILHRVEAYIQQERLLTPGDGVVVALSGGPDSVTLFDLLHRLKSKWHLTLYIAHLNHQLRPNAESDAAFVKQIARNYPVYIGKEDVLQRAKNKKQSLEEAARDARRAFLDTVKQKTGANKIALGHTKSDQAETVLLRLVRGAGLTGLGGMRPISETCWMRPLLSISRSEIESYVRSRNLQVLRDETNSDPKFLRNRIRTDLIPHLQKAYNPQIEDLLSRSATLLQNDDAHLENIAEQALSETLLYRDSRKFILDVKRFFGYHISLRRRLIRKVLFALQASAEAARFQVVERILEIASTPGNSIQITPEISAYRAQDTLIITQPARAYCFLVEPDVPLDINGKFSINILKRVNHEHLRTVYNCHSSSKTAKHTVFFDLDQLPNRALYLRSPRPGDWFHPFGMQGKKKVSRLFGDSKIPRPLRGEIPLLVSGATILWVVGLRRSQIAPITPDTRCVLKATYSSMITQCEKRHL is encoded by the coding sequence ATGCCCCTGGATATTCTACATCGCGTTGAAGCCTATATCCAACAAGAACGCCTCCTCACGCCAGGTGATGGGGTAGTCGTAGCCCTATCTGGTGGTCCCGACTCCGTCACCTTATTTGATCTGCTCCACCGCCTCAAATCAAAATGGCACCTCACACTTTATATCGCGCATCTCAATCATCAACTTCGTCCCAATGCCGAAAGCGATGCCGCGTTTGTCAAACAGATCGCCCGAAACTATCCCGTCTATATCGGAAAGGAAGATGTCCTGCAGCGAGCAAAAAATAAAAAGCAATCTCTCGAAGAAGCAGCGCGCGATGCACGGCGAGCATTTCTCGACACCGTAAAACAAAAAACCGGCGCAAATAAGATCGCGCTTGGCCATACAAAAAGCGATCAGGCAGAAACCGTTCTATTGCGCCTTGTTCGAGGTGCAGGGCTCACCGGATTGGGAGGCATGCGTCCAATTTCAGAAACCTGCTGGATGCGTCCCTTGCTCTCAATTTCCAGATCGGAAATTGAATCTTATGTACGCAGTCGCAATTTGCAGGTGCTGCGCGATGAAACAAATAGCGATCCAAAATTTCTGCGCAATCGCATTCGCACAGACCTGATACCCCACCTGCAAAAGGCGTATAATCCCCAAATAGAAGATCTCCTTTCACGCTCGGCAACCCTGCTGCAGAATGACGATGCACACCTCGAAAACATTGCGGAACAGGCACTTTCAGAAACCCTCCTGTACCGCGATAGTCGAAAATTTATCCTTGATGTTAAGCGATTTTTCGGTTATCATATATCACTTCGGCGTCGTCTGATTCGAAAGGTGCTCTTTGCCCTCCAGGCCAGTGCCGAAGCCGCGCGTTTTCAGGTTGTTGAACGCATTCTCGAAATTGCTTCCACTCCTGGAAACAGCATTCAAATAACGCCAGAAATCTCAGCTTATCGCGCACAGGACACACTCATTATAACCCAACCCGCCCGAGCTTACTGCTTTTTGGTTGAACCCGATGTGCCGCTCGATATCAACGGCAAATTCTCAATAAACATATTAAAACGGGTCAACCATGAACACCTGCGAACGGTGTACAACTGCCACAGCAGTTCAAAGACAGCGAAACACACCGTCTTTTTTGACCTGGATCAACTTCCCAACCGGGCGTTGTATCTCCGTTCACCCAGGCCGGGCGACTGGTTTCACCCGTTTGGCATGCAGGGGAAAAAAAAAGTCAGCAGATTGTTCGGCGACAGCAAAATACCCCGCCCACTGCGTGGTGAAATACCACTGCTGGTGAGTGGTGCGACCATTCTGTGGGTCGTTGGCCTTCGGCGTTCACAGATCGCACCGATCACGCCAGATACCCGGTGCGTGCTCAAAGCAACGTATAGCAGCATGATCACACAATGCGAAAAGAGGCATTTATGA
- a CDS encoding DUF6029 family protein, with the protein MKASSLLLVLLFTSPISAQITVTGLTEMQRGEIPGSDSTSISTAYNQLNLDFTQKGLQVGLRAEVYNTWGADRETYQITQKYARWNHGVANVEIGNYYAILGRGLTLRAFELPGVVLESPIYRLRYAPTQDLEGATASWTGNRVVARALIGRSALSDIPPGAKSGTPPRSISRRGDWVTGGELAIRLTSNLKIGSTGVHITPRDSLIDKNWAWSGFADLDLSNILQKAGLYGSFYGEYAQREGEYARREDNEKGSALYLSGNVGWNQLGLSVEYKNYDNMHLHFNDPPSLIREHTASLLNRNTHVLLLASEKGYQIEGTYTPLSLGNFTVNISHARNDLAPTVQTFFKERHFSFDLYKFDNLTATFFFNWGKDDIESIDSHRTGGAIFETTTDRGHTLGLDLQYQSAVHFKDDPYFSNTYGALSAQHARGFGAALVVDHTTDPFEVDRPETFDIETGSRTFVSLNINARFGTHYDAVLFVGERRGGTACTSGTCYLVLPFKGVEMRLNTYF; encoded by the coding sequence ATGAAAGCAAGTAGCCTGCTCCTCGTCCTGCTCTTCACATCCCCCATCTCTGCACAAATCACCGTCACGGGATTGACGGAAATGCAGCGCGGTGAAATACCTGGATCTGACTCCACATCCATCTCTACAGCCTACAATCAGCTGAATCTCGACTTTACGCAAAAGGGATTGCAGGTTGGTTTAAGAGCAGAAGTTTACAACACCTGGGGCGCAGATCGTGAAACGTATCAAATCACGCAGAAATACGCGCGGTGGAACCATGGTGTTGCGAATGTGGAAATCGGCAATTACTACGCAATTCTCGGGCGGGGCCTCACACTTCGCGCATTTGAACTGCCCGGTGTCGTGCTCGAAAGCCCCATTTATCGCCTGCGCTATGCCCCAACCCAGGATCTTGAAGGCGCCACAGCCTCATGGACTGGCAATCGCGTAGTAGCCAGAGCACTCATCGGTCGATCCGCACTCAGCGATATTCCACCAGGTGCCAAATCCGGCACCCCGCCACGCAGTATTTCTCGTCGAGGAGATTGGGTCACGGGCGGCGAACTCGCCATCAGACTTACTTCCAACCTCAAAATTGGCAGTACAGGCGTCCACATCACCCCCAGAGATTCCCTCATCGACAAAAACTGGGCCTGGTCTGGTTTTGCCGACCTCGACCTTTCTAATATTCTGCAAAAAGCCGGTCTATACGGCAGCTTCTACGGCGAATACGCACAACGCGAAGGCGAATATGCACGGCGTGAAGACAACGAAAAAGGATCTGCCCTCTACTTATCGGGCAATGTGGGCTGGAACCAACTGGGGTTGAGTGTTGAATACAAAAATTACGACAACATGCACCTCCACTTCAATGACCCCCCATCGCTCATCCGCGAACACACCGCTTCTTTGCTCAACCGAAACACACATGTACTGCTACTCGCCAGCGAAAAAGGCTATCAAATCGAAGGCACTTATACGCCACTGAGCCTGGGCAATTTCACCGTCAATATCAGTCACGCACGCAATGATTTGGCTCCGACGGTACAGACTTTTTTTAAAGAGAGACACTTCTCTTTTGACCTGTATAAATTTGACAACCTGACCGCCACCTTCTTTTTTAACTGGGGCAAAGACGACATCGAAAGCATCGACAGCCACCGCACAGGCGGCGCGATTTTTGAAACCACAACCGACCGAGGCCATACCCTTGGCCTCGACCTCCAGTATCAAAGCGCCGTCCATTTTAAAGATGACCCGTACTTTTCGAATACTTATGGCGCGCTCTCCGCACAACACGCGCGCGGTTTTGGCGCAGCCCTTGTCGTCGATCACACGACTGATCCTTTTGAAGTTGACCGTCCAGAAACTTTCGACATCGAAACCGGCAGCCGCACCTTCGTATCTCTCAACATCAATGCGCGGTTTGGCACGCATTACGACGCCGTCCTCTTTGTGGGTGAACGGCGAGGAGGTACCGCCTGTACATCGGGGACCTGCTATCTGGTACTCCCCTTCAAAGGCGTGGAAATGCGCCTCAATACCTACTTTTAG
- a CDS encoding TlpA disulfide reductase family protein has translation MKKLLALSLCLLISSSVRATEAPDFNLPGLSGERVQLTALLEKGPVLLDFWATWCKPCIKAMPKLEEIHAKYADRGLTVLGVNEDGPRGQNRIRPFLRGRNITFPIAIDADGSVMQRMQVRALPTTILIAPDREIVLREAGLSDGKAIIDALEVLLPEKKASKEKEASEEKEASEKKETPDESK, from the coding sequence ATGAAAAAACTTCTCGCATTATCGCTCTGCCTTCTCATCTCATCATCTGTCCGCGCAACCGAAGCCCCCGATTTCAACCTGCCGGGCCTCAGTGGCGAGCGGGTACAACTAACTGCCCTCCTCGAAAAAGGTCCTGTGTTACTCGACTTCTGGGCCACGTGGTGCAAACCCTGCATCAAAGCAATGCCCAAGCTCGAAGAAATCCACGCCAAATACGCCGACAGAGGACTCACCGTTCTCGGCGTAAACGAAGATGGCCCCCGTGGACAAAACCGCATTCGCCCATTTTTGCGAGGGCGCAACATCACATTCCCAATCGCCATTGACGCCGATGGATCGGTTATGCAACGCATGCAAGTTCGCGCCCTGCCCACCACAATTCTCATTGCTCCAGACAGGGAAATTGTATTGCGAGAGGCCGGCTTATCCGATGGGAAAGCCATCATCGACGCTTTAGAAGTCCTGTTACCCGAAAAGAAAGCATCCAAGGAAAAAGAAGCATCGGAAGAAAAGGAAGCATCAGAAAAAAAGGAAACCCCAGATGAAAGCAAGTAG
- the ftsH gene encoding ATP-dependent zinc metalloprotease FtsH, translated as MTDPKDRDSKPDEETQSSDETPDRAPTQPEDDAPEEKKERRPNLSVLNRDNADRNGASENGKRPWRHISKPLAFWIFFVLVAIFASKFFGSDPSSDVVLSYKEYKMLLEEGKIQSAIIIENEFHGRLVTEELTPPGRRQQQTFREFVVDLGVVDAQTREEWLKYGVDFRFQKPSNWLNIFFNFLPWILFIGLWLFILRQMQGGPKGAFSFGKSKAKLISEDKTQITFKDVAGAEEAKQELQEIIEFLKDPRKFQRLGGRIPKGVLLVGPPGTGKTHMARAVAGEADVPFFLMSGSDFVEMFVGVGASRVRDLFEQGKNHAPCIIFIDEIDAVGRHRGAGIGGGHDEREQTLNQLLVEMDGFESKEGLILIAATNRPDVLDPALLRPGRFDRQVVVDRPDIRGREGILKVHTRNTPLSDDVNLQVLARGTPGLAGADLANLVNEAALLASRNNRDRVTMNDFEDAKDKVMMGAERRSLVISDKEKRLTSYHEIGHALVAKLIPESDPLHKVTIIPRGRALGVTHTLPIDERHTYPQSYCEAVLAYALGGRIAEKLVFGEITTGGQQDYRMATNLARQMVCDWGMSPKLGPIAYGQQNDEIFLGREMAQRRDHSDRVAEMIDEEIKNFVLKAESRAEQLLSDNIDKVHILAKALLEFETLDDVQLNQLLEGKTLEKPVEPEKQPEESKEDREDQTSEQHTSEPEKQPSDD; from the coding sequence ATGACCGACCCCAAAGACAGGGACTCGAAACCGGATGAAGAAACACAGTCATCCGACGAGACGCCTGATCGCGCTCCCACACAGCCTGAAGATGACGCGCCTGAAGAAAAAAAAGAGCGGCGCCCCAACCTGTCAGTGCTCAATCGGGATAATGCTGATCGCAATGGGGCTTCGGAGAATGGCAAGCGGCCCTGGCGGCACATCTCAAAACCACTGGCTTTCTGGATATTTTTTGTCCTGGTTGCCATTTTTGCTTCCAAATTTTTTGGCAGCGACCCCTCCAGCGATGTCGTACTCAGCTACAAAGAGTACAAAATGCTTCTCGAAGAGGGAAAAATCCAGAGCGCGATTATTATTGAAAACGAATTTCACGGCCGTCTCGTCACAGAAGAGCTTACCCCACCGGGGCGAAGACAACAGCAGACCTTTCGCGAGTTTGTCGTTGACCTTGGCGTCGTAGATGCCCAGACCCGCGAAGAATGGCTCAAATACGGCGTTGACTTCCGCTTTCAAAAACCCTCCAACTGGCTCAACATATTTTTTAATTTTTTGCCATGGATCCTGTTCATAGGGCTTTGGCTTTTCATTTTGCGTCAGATGCAAGGAGGTCCCAAAGGCGCGTTCAGCTTTGGCAAAAGCAAAGCAAAACTCATCTCTGAAGATAAAACCCAAATCACATTCAAAGACGTTGCAGGTGCCGAAGAAGCCAAGCAAGAACTACAGGAAATCATCGAATTCCTGAAAGATCCGCGCAAATTTCAACGTCTGGGTGGACGCATCCCCAAAGGCGTACTCCTGGTTGGTCCCCCGGGCACGGGCAAAACGCATATGGCACGCGCTGTCGCAGGCGAAGCGGATGTCCCATTCTTTTTAATGAGTGGCTCAGATTTTGTCGAAATGTTTGTCGGCGTGGGTGCCTCGCGCGTGCGCGATCTCTTTGAACAGGGAAAAAATCACGCCCCGTGCATCATCTTTATCGACGAAATAGATGCTGTGGGACGGCACCGTGGCGCAGGTATTGGAGGCGGTCACGACGAACGCGAGCAAACCCTCAATCAACTCCTGGTAGAAATGGATGGTTTTGAATCCAAAGAGGGCCTCATCCTCATCGCAGCTACCAACCGTCCCGACGTGCTCGACCCCGCCCTGTTGCGCCCCGGGCGCTTCGACCGCCAGGTCGTGGTGGATCGTCCCGACATCAGGGGACGCGAAGGCATTTTGAAAGTCCACACTCGCAACACACCCCTCTCCGACGACGTCAACTTACAGGTGCTGGCGCGCGGAACGCCCGGACTGGCAGGCGCAGACCTCGCCAATCTGGTCAACGAAGCCGCGCTTCTGGCTTCCAGAAATAATCGAGACCGCGTAACCATGAACGACTTTGAAGACGCCAAAGACAAAGTCATGATGGGTGCAGAGCGACGCAGCCTTGTCATTTCCGACAAAGAAAAACGCCTCACGTCCTATCACGAAATTGGTCACGCGCTGGTTGCCAAACTCATTCCGGAAAGCGATCCCCTCCACAAAGTGACCATCATTCCTCGCGGGCGTGCCCTCGGCGTCACACACACCCTGCCCATCGACGAGCGCCACACCTATCCCCAGAGTTATTGTGAAGCGGTTCTCGCTTACGCATTGGGGGGGAGAATTGCCGAAAAACTCGTTTTTGGCGAAATCACAACAGGCGGGCAGCAAGACTACCGCATGGCCACCAATCTCGCCCGGCAGATGGTTTGCGATTGGGGCATGAGCCCAAAACTCGGACCCATTGCTTACGGGCAACAAAACGACGAAATATTCCTTGGCCGCGAAATGGCGCAACGTCGAGACCACAGCGACAGAGTGGCCGAAATGATCGACGAGGAAATCAAAAACTTCGTACTCAAAGCCGAATCCCGCGCCGAACAATTGCTCAGTGATAACATCGACAAAGTCCACATCCTCGCCAAAGCACTGCTGGAATTTGAAACTCTTGACGATGTACAGCTCAACCAGTTATTAGAAGGCAAAACACTCGAAAAACCAGTCGAACCAGAAAAACAGCCAGAAGAATCGAAAGAAGATCGGGAAGACCAAACATCGGAACAACACACCTCTGAACCAGAAAAACAGCCATCGGATGACTAA
- a CDS encoding TolC family protein translates to MDYISLCRWLCIIGLLFLFFALPRAYSRSITLKESLQHALSHNEDLLIAREDLEKSRQRVRHAVADVLPQLDITMQYTRNWLLPTFFFETSAGQQQFTVGAHNNLIGTVGIRQSIWGGGKSFSAMRAARLFRQFSTEKVRAAKQQLHTRVETAFYDLLLAGELARVSKSSVARARANFKRVEKLREAGRVSDYDLLRAQVQVAELLTDSIRTENARVLADLAFKNQIGIAPNESIIPRGTFREKSHLLSTSTETELIDLSMQKHPIIRQYSLEVEMLQHAETIAQSESRPTIDLIVNGQWQAQKNEFDFVKDDFHQSWFSGIAINIPIFDGFRTNAQVAQARTDTRQAELVQKQTERDIRFNILQARRSFLEVRARKSAQRQAVGLARRGLEIAESRYENGVGTQIEVIDGQLTLQRAEAELARAKRDLAVALVHLELNAGILGEEDKP, encoded by the coding sequence ATGGACTATATATCTCTTTGCCGATGGCTGTGTATCATCGGCCTTCTATTTCTTTTTTTTGCGCTCCCCAGAGCCTATTCCCGGTCTATTACACTTAAAGAGAGTTTGCAGCACGCGCTATCGCACAATGAAGACCTGCTAATAGCGCGCGAAGATCTGGAAAAATCACGTCAACGGGTTCGCCATGCAGTAGCCGATGTTCTCCCTCAACTCGATATCACCATGCAGTACACGCGCAACTGGTTGCTGCCCACCTTTTTCTTTGAAACATCGGCAGGCCAACAACAATTTACCGTAGGCGCGCACAACAATCTCATCGGCACGGTTGGCATTCGACAATCCATTTGGGGTGGGGGCAAATCTTTTTCAGCCATGCGCGCCGCGCGTCTGTTTCGACAATTTTCGACGGAAAAGGTGCGCGCTGCAAAGCAGCAATTACACACCCGGGTCGAAACGGCTTTTTACGACCTGCTATTGGCTGGAGAACTCGCGCGCGTCAGCAAATCTTCTGTAGCGCGCGCGCGTGCAAATTTCAAGCGCGTCGAAAAACTGCGCGAGGCAGGGCGCGTATCAGACTATGACTTGCTGCGCGCACAGGTACAGGTCGCCGAATTGCTAACAGACTCCATACGCACGGAAAATGCGCGTGTATTGGCAGACCTCGCGTTCAAAAACCAGATCGGCATTGCCCCCAACGAATCCATTATACCTCGTGGGACTTTCCGCGAAAAATCCCACCTTTTATCGACCAGTACAGAGACAGAACTAATTGATCTCTCAATGCAAAAGCATCCCATTATACGTCAGTACTCCCTCGAGGTCGAAATGCTCCAGCACGCAGAGACCATTGCCCAGTCAGAATCCCGTCCAACCATAGATTTAATTGTCAATGGACAGTGGCAGGCTCAAAAAAACGAATTTGATTTTGTAAAAGACGATTTTCATCAGAGCTGGTTTTCGGGTATCGCCATCAACATTCCCATTTTCGATGGCTTTCGCACAAATGCACAGGTTGCACAGGCCCGCACAGACACGCGGCAAGCCGAACTGGTGCAAAAACAAACCGAGCGCGACATACGTTTCAACATCCTGCAAGCGCGACGCTCTTTTCTCGAGGTTCGCGCCAGAAAAAGCGCGCAGAGACAGGCCGTTGGCCTCGCCCGTCGAGGCCTGGAAATCGCGGAATCGCGTTATGAAAATGGCGTTGGCACCCAAATCGAAGTCATCGATGGACAACTCACATTACAACGCGCCGAAGCCGAACTCGCGCGTGCAAAGCGGGACCTTGCAGTCGCCCTCGTGCATTTAGAACTCAATGCGGGCATTTTGGGTGAGGAGGATAAACCATGA